A single window of Leptospira dzoumogneensis DNA harbors:
- a CDS encoding DUF971 domain-containing protein translates to MSLSLKATTPETIEFDENILKIEWKDGVISEFPLLELRKRCPCVVCKGGHGGKVGATTSGITQAKLLSFSKVGRYAINLVWGDYHNTGIYSFDSLRLYAQGEPGDLGIP, encoded by the coding sequence ATGAGCCTTAGTTTAAAAGCGACTACACCGGAAACCATAGAATTCGATGAGAATATTCTAAAAATAGAATGGAAAGACGGAGTGATCTCCGAATTTCCTCTATTAGAACTCCGAAAAAGATGCCCCTGCGTGGTCTGTAAGGGGGGACATGGAGGAAAAGTAGGAGCTACGACTAGCGGGATTACGCAGGCCAAATTATTATCTTTTTCCAAGGTGGGAAGATACGCGATCAATTTGGTCTGGGGAGATTACCATAATACCGGCATTTACAGCTTCGATTCTCTCAGATTGTATGCGCAGGGAGAACCTGGGGACCTGGGAATTCCATGA
- the asd gene encoding archaetidylserine decarboxylase (Phosphatidylserine decarboxylase is synthesized as a single chain precursor. Generation of the pyruvoyl active site from a Ser is coupled to cleavage of a Gly-Ser bond between the larger (beta) and smaller (alpha chains). It is an integral membrane protein.): MLTTKLFPFLDLDLLKPYFYFLVFIGLYLTFRLKFPQVRFLFLAIKIFSGNMDYKGSRGRLVHSQAFYAGTGSSLLPGAVLGSALALVLAGPGVLVWIWLSSFLIMPLRFVSSTLAIRFRIKLESGRYLSGPMYFIEKALRARWLAIAFSLACLLTVLSMGSAIPILGASFLAQNGLDIQGMTVPFLVSIIVVFVVLGGIRRIGRVSSYIAPIGLILFFLSYILLFGDHLGNFYAFLEAVFKEAMQPFSLLLGGGFSLARIFSTGTGMFFLSTETGIGKSAGVAGVVRTDSAAKQGIVSMLATFFEGFVISTLVIYALFSFGVKDLESVKNFLSVLINGPTDPARLALIASFLLFSIVAISGWFYTGEQNARYIFGEKFANVYRILFIASLLGSAYAYVQYGEEFLLRVFGIGYGLALITAVPVLISLVLLAKVAQGELRKFLEGGAHYEIFKDFYLLLLSILPKNLVSLLFGILASLRLPRFIMIPILKAFAKAYKINLNEAELEIKEYNSLNQFFTRALKAGARIIDSAENALVSPVDARITGFGDINDQVILQAKGVDYNLKELIGGDKYLSKFENGKYITFYLSPQDYHRIHSPAYGRILGYYYEPGKLFPVNELAVFGIRGLFPKNERLITFLQTEFGLVAVIKVGASNVGRIRVTYDKKIITNTLIRTTKEEDYKDVSIMIEKGAELGRFEMGSTVILILERDTFDFAELPLNEKVTYGTTIGTFRKQVLKLPR; encoded by the coding sequence ATGCTGACTACTAAACTATTTCCGTTCTTGGATTTGGATCTTCTAAAACCTTATTTTTACTTTTTAGTTTTTATTGGGTTATACCTTACCTTCCGTTTGAAGTTTCCTCAGGTCCGATTCCTATTTTTAGCGATTAAAATTTTTTCCGGGAACATGGATTACAAAGGTTCCAGAGGACGTTTGGTACATTCTCAGGCATTCTATGCCGGAACAGGTTCCTCCTTACTTCCAGGAGCAGTGCTTGGTTCCGCACTTGCATTAGTATTAGCAGGTCCGGGAGTTCTAGTTTGGATCTGGCTTTCTAGTTTTCTGATCATGCCTCTTCGTTTTGTTTCTTCTACACTCGCGATCCGATTCAGGATCAAGTTGGAAAGCGGAAGATACCTTTCAGGCCCGATGTATTTTATAGAAAAAGCTCTTAGAGCTAGATGGCTTGCCATCGCTTTTTCTTTGGCTTGTTTGTTAACGGTACTTTCTATGGGAAGTGCGATCCCGATTTTAGGTGCTTCCTTTTTGGCTCAGAATGGATTGGATATCCAAGGGATGACCGTTCCGTTTTTAGTTTCGATCATAGTAGTATTCGTGGTGTTAGGCGGGATCAGAAGGATCGGAAGAGTTTCTTCTTATATAGCTCCTATAGGTCTTATTCTATTTTTCTTAAGTTATATTCTATTGTTCGGAGATCATTTAGGGAATTTTTATGCGTTCCTGGAAGCGGTCTTTAAGGAAGCGATGCAACCTTTCTCTCTTTTACTTGGAGGAGGATTTTCTCTCGCAAGGATTTTCAGCACCGGGACGGGAATGTTCTTCTTATCCACCGAAACTGGGATCGGAAAAAGTGCCGGAGTAGCAGGAGTGGTTCGTACCGATTCCGCCGCAAAACAGGGGATCGTGAGTATGCTTGCCACATTCTTCGAAGGATTTGTGATCTCCACTCTGGTGATCTACGCGTTATTCTCCTTCGGAGTGAAAGATCTTGAGTCTGTTAAAAATTTCTTATCCGTATTGATAAACGGTCCTACGGATCCTGCAAGACTGGCTTTGATCGCGTCCTTCTTATTATTCTCTATAGTTGCGATCTCCGGGTGGTTCTATACTGGAGAGCAGAATGCGAGATATATCTTCGGAGAAAAATTCGCAAATGTGTATCGGATCCTATTCATAGCGTCCTTACTTGGTTCCGCTTATGCTTACGTTCAATATGGAGAAGAATTCCTATTGCGAGTATTCGGTATTGGTTATGGACTCGCTCTGATCACTGCGGTTCCAGTTCTGATCAGTTTAGTTCTTTTAGCTAAGGTGGCCCAAGGGGAACTCAGAAAATTCCTGGAGGGTGGGGCGCATTACGAGATCTTTAAGGATTTTTATCTTCTTCTTCTTTCTATCCTGCCTAAAAACTTGGTCTCTTTATTATTCGGGATCTTAGCTTCCTTAAGGCTGCCTAGATTTATCATGATCCCGATCTTAAAGGCATTTGCAAAAGCATACAAGATCAACTTGAACGAAGCCGAATTGGAGATCAAAGAGTATAACTCTTTAAACCAATTTTTTACCAGAGCATTAAAGGCCGGTGCGAGGATTATCGATTCTGCGGAGAATGCACTTGTTTCTCCAGTGGATGCAAGGATCACAGGTTTTGGAGATATCAACGATCAGGTAATCCTACAGGCAAAAGGTGTGGATTATAACTTGAAGGAATTGATCGGCGGGGACAAATACCTTTCTAAATTCGAGAACGGAAAATATATCACATTTTATCTTTCTCCTCAGGACTATCATAGGATCCATTCTCCTGCATACGGAAGAATATTAGGATATTATTATGAACCTGGAAAACTTTTTCCAGTAAACGAGCTGGCAGTTTTCGGGATTAGAGGACTTTTCCCTAAGAACGAAAGATTGATCACATTCTTACAGACCGAATTCGGACTTGTAGCAGTGATCAAAGTGGGTGCTTCTAACGTAGGTCGTATACGCGTGACTTACGATAAAAAGATCATCACGAATACTCTCATCAGAACAACCAAAGAAGAAGATTATAAAGACGTTTCCATCATGATCGAAAAAGGTGCGGAACTAGGAAGATTCGAAATGGGTTCCACTGTGATCCTGATCTTGGAAAGAGATACTTTCGATTTTGCGGAACTTCCTCTAAACGAAAAGGTGACTTACGGAACCACGATCGGAACTTTCAGAAAACAGGTCTTAAAACTTCCTAGATAA
- a CDS encoding LIC_11366 family protein gives MISLGAEEGPATTPKLKEMPENRASETPDTWEFGARFGFGMRGPNRFDQNLNGFSSNLNPLVASQTKQENTRGSIQGEFLARTRLSENFKIGIIGGYRYFDPFHLTNLTSEPFYTKLDFQMESFYVLGMVWQEGRLNRYFRWETGLGLGITRALWVTKGYATDGKEYYQQNGNMRGSGLEFRLEGSLIHPINERVSLSFGTYLAWINITSFDGSFNGDTASFYVRQDGRVSPLTESTNQDNILLSNQYSRKLDMQSAYGGLFFGVNYKL, from the coding sequence ATGATTTCCTTGGGTGCGGAAGAAGGTCCTGCAACCACGCCGAAACTGAAGGAAATGCCTGAAAACAGGGCTTCTGAAACTCCTGACACTTGGGAATTCGGAGCCAGATTCGGTTTTGGAATGAGAGGACCGAACAGATTCGATCAAAATTTAAACGGTTTTAGTTCCAACCTGAATCCTTTAGTGGCGAGCCAAACAAAACAGGAAAACACAAGAGGAAGTATCCAAGGAGAATTTTTAGCCAGGACCAGATTAAGTGAAAATTTCAAGATCGGGATAATAGGCGGATATAGATACTTCGACCCATTTCATCTCACTAACCTTACCTCCGAACCTTTTTATACTAAACTGGATTTTCAAATGGAAAGTTTTTATGTTTTAGGAATGGTCTGGCAAGAAGGTAGATTAAACAGATACTTTCGCTGGGAAACGGGGCTTGGGCTCGGGATCACAAGAGCTTTATGGGTAACGAAAGGTTACGCCACAGACGGCAAAGAATATTACCAACAAAACGGGAACATGAGAGGAAGCGGATTGGAATTCAGATTAGAAGGATCACTCATCCATCCAATCAACGAAAGAGTGAGTTTAAGTTTCGGGACTTATTTAGCCTGGATCAATATCACTTCTTTTGACGGTTCCTTTAACGGAGATACCGCCTCATTTTATGTAAGACAGGACGGAAGAGTTTCTCCCCTCACAGAATCCACAAACCAGGACAATATACTACTTTCCAATCAATATTCCAGAAAATTGGACATGCAGTCCGCTTACGGCGGACTATTCTTCGGTGTGAACTATAAATTATAA
- a CDS encoding START domain-containing protein, translating to MKHVYLIVFLLIPIRIFSWDLEKEKNGITVHTRAVEGSELKEFRGKTKLKADLNTVISLMEDNPNYVTWFKNCKHAEAVKVLNTKEKYIYIQNGAPWPVNDRDFVIHTVFSQDKNTGTVTYTIRPVANIVAEKKGLVRGTLKGFWKFVPVGDEIEVTYQILSDPGGSIPTSIANFVVVDIPYETLKMMKEKVTESKYINSPKHPDLILPMAK from the coding sequence ATGAAACATGTATATCTGATCGTATTTCTTTTAATTCCTATACGGATATTTTCCTGGGATTTGGAAAAAGAAAAAAACGGGATCACTGTCCATACCAGAGCCGTCGAAGGTTCCGAATTAAAGGAATTCCGCGGTAAAACAAAACTAAAAGCGGATCTGAACACTGTAATCTCTCTAATGGAAGATAATCCGAATTACGTGACTTGGTTTAAAAATTGTAAACATGCGGAAGCGGTAAAAGTCTTAAATACGAAAGAAAAGTATATTTATATACAGAACGGCGCTCCTTGGCCGGTGAATGACAGGGACTTTGTGATCCATACCGTTTTTAGCCAGGATAAAAATACCGGAACAGTAACTTATACGATCCGGCCGGTTGCGAATATAGTAGCCGAGAAAAAAGGACTCGTTCGAGGAACACTCAAAGGTTTTTGGAAATTCGTTCCTGTCGGCGACGAGATAGAAGTCACCTACCAGATTTTAAGTGATCCCGGCGGAAGTATTCCAACCTCTATCGCGAATTTTGTAGTGGTGGATATTCCGTATGAAACCTTAAAAATGATGAAAGAGAAGGTGACTGAATCTAAATATATTAATTCTCCCAAACACCCGGACCTGATCCTTCCGATGGCTAAGTGA
- a CDS encoding 7TM diverse intracellular signaling domain-containing protein yields MKGFSDIQNFLPWRVFCKLSFTFFILSVFSPIFAFDPSSLPYDGISLVPHAEVWADEEGDTNFEKMQKKEFYPLSSSSLGYSDLTHWFKIPVENKSSHSISWILEIHYSQLDKAELYLASKGDKVLFRGGDRIPFGERPIQYRFPSFPLELKAGEKDTVYLKIQTKSSVNFAAFAYKSEDFFFNISNEQILLGIYFGSLLVMALYNLFLFLSTKEKTYLAFFAYVGAGVLAQWSLQGYSFQFFWPNSIVWASHIITCFTFLVSATTADFIRLYFDAPHYYPNSNRILKGISVLSYVLVVVGYFLPFGFALALYVFLSTITLSMILFLGFQGFSRNLRPVLFFLGAWLALVTGAFVFTLRFSGIIPHTISLAYWGVEIGTATHILLLALALADRVNDLSKDLSSKVEDLNEAKHAIEQSELRFRNLFEGAEELLLTLDQEGNIKDANRTLSRLTGYKPAEVEGKNFLDLIYTLDTQEGSIVLLLAKEKLEEHLRTRKTVEFHSEFKQKYVMEPKPVKIRLQSFESEAGRKVLGKVSEISEDILSRFLISESMHFTVNNYLRNADILSRQLTSNLSQFAGSEVITAIRTCLREVLINAIEHGNLGISFDEKTDAMKSGNYMEFIQKRQREAFYGARNVKVAYSLNSKRIGFEIEDEGDGFDFKKMLNLDGEKLNEESYTHGRGIMMTRKVFDVVKFNEKGNKVLLIKYLQKPLKYKREPSSLDID; encoded by the coding sequence GTGAAAGGGTTTTCGGACATCCAAAATTTTTTACCTTGGAGAGTTTTTTGTAAACTCTCGTTCACTTTTTTTATTCTTTCCGTTTTCAGTCCGATTTTCGCATTCGATCCTTCTTCTCTTCCTTATGATGGGATCTCTCTTGTGCCTCATGCGGAGGTTTGGGCGGACGAAGAAGGTGATACCAACTTCGAAAAAATGCAAAAGAAGGAGTTTTATCCTCTTTCTTCCTCGAGTTTAGGTTATTCGGATCTGACTCATTGGTTTAAGATCCCGGTAGAAAATAAATCCTCTCATTCAATTTCTTGGATTTTGGAGATCCATTATAGTCAATTGGACAAGGCAGAATTGTATCTGGCTTCCAAAGGTGATAAGGTCTTGTTTCGTGGAGGGGACAGGATCCCTTTTGGAGAAAGACCGATCCAATATAGATTTCCTAGTTTTCCCTTAGAGTTAAAAGCAGGGGAGAAGGATACGGTTTATCTAAAGATCCAAACTAAAAGTTCGGTCAACTTTGCTGCGTTTGCGTATAAGTCTGAGGACTTTTTTTTCAATATAAGTAATGAGCAGATATTACTCGGGATCTATTTTGGATCACTTTTGGTAATGGCATTATACAATCTGTTCCTGTTCTTATCCACGAAGGAAAAAACTTACTTAGCATTCTTCGCTTATGTCGGTGCCGGAGTTCTCGCCCAATGGTCCCTTCAAGGATATTCTTTCCAATTTTTCTGGCCTAACTCTATTGTTTGGGCAAGCCATATAATCACTTGTTTTACTTTTTTAGTTTCTGCGACCACTGCGGATTTTATAAGGCTCTATTTCGATGCGCCCCATTATTATCCGAATTCCAATCGTATTCTGAAAGGAATATCAGTTTTATCTTATGTACTTGTAGTAGTAGGATATTTTTTACCGTTCGGATTTGCATTGGCTCTTTATGTTTTTCTTTCTACGATTACACTGTCTATGATCCTGTTTCTGGGCTTCCAAGGATTTTCCAGGAATTTAAGACCTGTACTTTTCTTTTTAGGTGCCTGGCTTGCTCTTGTGACCGGTGCATTCGTATTTACTTTACGTTTTTCAGGGATCATTCCTCATACGATCTCTTTGGCTTATTGGGGAGTGGAGATCGGAACTGCGACACATATTCTTCTTTTGGCTTTAGCCTTAGCGGATAGAGTAAATGATCTCTCTAAAGATCTTTCTTCTAAGGTAGAAGATCTGAATGAGGCCAAACACGCGATCGAACAATCCGAGCTTAGGTTCAGGAATTTGTTTGAGGGAGCGGAAGAACTTCTTCTTACATTAGACCAAGAAGGGAATATCAAGGATGCAAACCGTACTCTTTCCAGACTCACAGGTTATAAACCCGCGGAAGTGGAAGGTAAAAATTTCTTAGATCTGATCTACACTCTGGATACACAAGAAGGATCCATCGTACTTCTTCTTGCAAAAGAAAAACTGGAAGAACATTTAAGGACAAGAAAGACCGTAGAGTTCCATTCAGAATTTAAACAGAAATACGTAATGGAGCCTAAACCGGTAAAGATACGTCTCCAATCTTTCGAGAGTGAAGCTGGAAGAAAGGTATTGGGAAAAGTTTCCGAGATCTCGGAAGACATTCTATCCCGCTTTTTGATCTCGGAAAGTATGCATTTTACCGTGAATAATTATCTCAGGAATGCTGATATATTAAGTAGGCAGCTTACTTCTAATCTAAGTCAGTTTGCAGGTTCCGAAGTAATTACCGCGATACGCACATGTCTTAGAGAAGTTCTGATCAATGCGATCGAACATGGGAACTTAGGGATCAGCTTTGATGAAAAAACGGATGCGATGAAGTCCGGAAATTATATGGAGTTCATCCAAAAAAGGCAAAGAGAGGCATTTTACGGGGCAAGGAACGTAAAAGTGGCTTATTCATTAAATTCAAAACGGATCGGCTTCGAGATAGAAGACGAAGGAGACGGTTTTGACTTTAAGAAGATGTTAAACTTGGACGGAGAAAAACTGAACGAGGAAAGTTATACCCATGGACGCGGGATCATGATGACCCGGAAAGTTTTCGACGTGGTCAAGTTTAACGAAAAAGGAAATAAGGTGCTTCTGATCAAATATCTCCAAAAACCTCTCAAATACAAAAGAGAACCCAGTTCCTTGGATATTGATTAA
- a CDS encoding acyl-CoA dehydrogenase family protein — protein sequence MNSPLQFELPEELQQLRELVRDVVRKEVVPNRMHYDENNEYPKAILQKFKEAGLYQALFDEEHGGLGYGMMGGIVLAEEVSWGCLGVNTAFTSTKLGALPIDVGGTKAQKDKWLPLLASGEKTAAFGLSEPGAGSDVPAMATTAVKKGDRYVLNGTKQWISSAGQADIYTVFAMTDKDRGPRGISCFIIEKGTKGFSFGKKEDKLGIRCSETRQLIMEDCEIPEENLLGGKENMGFLHAFKTLILSRPAVAAGAVGLMQGAFDAAIEYAREREQFGTTISSFQAIQHMLADMAIKIEGSRLLTYKAGVYAETFHKDAAKFSAMAKCYASDSSVQVASDAVQIFGGYGYTKEYPVEKFYRDAKILQIYEGTSQIQRNEIAAGLIKDAASKTKKG from the coding sequence TTGAATTCACCGCTTCAATTCGAATTACCAGAGGAATTACAACAACTCAGAGAACTGGTCAGGGACGTAGTCAGAAAGGAAGTCGTTCCGAACAGAATGCACTACGACGAAAATAACGAGTATCCGAAAGCTATTTTACAAAAATTTAAAGAAGCAGGATTATACCAGGCATTGTTCGACGAAGAACATGGCGGACTTGGATATGGAATGATGGGGGGTATCGTCCTCGCAGAAGAAGTTTCCTGGGGATGTTTGGGAGTGAATACCGCATTTACTTCTACAAAACTAGGCGCTCTACCGATCGATGTGGGAGGGACCAAGGCCCAAAAAGACAAATGGCTTCCTCTTCTTGCTTCCGGTGAGAAGACTGCAGCATTCGGTTTGTCGGAACCTGGTGCTGGTTCGGATGTTCCTGCAATGGCGACTACTGCGGTAAAAAAAGGAGACCGTTATGTTCTGAACGGTACCAAACAATGGATCAGCAGTGCAGGCCAAGCTGATATTTATACAGTATTTGCAATGACCGATAAGGACAGAGGCCCAAGAGGGATCTCTTGTTTTATCATAGAAAAAGGTACCAAAGGGTTTTCTTTCGGAAAGAAGGAAGATAAATTGGGGATCAGATGTTCCGAAACAAGACAGCTCATCATGGAAGACTGCGAGATCCCTGAAGAAAATCTTCTGGGAGGAAAAGAGAATATGGGATTCTTACATGCGTTCAAAACTCTCATACTTTCCAGACCTGCGGTTGCTGCGGGAGCAGTCGGTTTAATGCAAGGCGCATTTGATGCTGCGATCGAATACGCGAGAGAAAGAGAACAATTCGGAACTACGATCTCTTCTTTCCAAGCAATCCAGCATATGCTAGCCGACATGGCTATCAAGATAGAAGGTTCTAGACTTCTGACTTATAAAGCAGGGGTGTATGCGGAAACATTCCATAAGGACGCGGCGAAATTTTCCGCAATGGCAAAATGTTATGCATCCGATTCTTCCGTCCAAGTGGCGTCGGACGCGGTACAAATTTTCGGCGGATACGGATACACCAAAGAATACCCAGTGGAGAAATTTTACAGGGACGCTAAAATCCTGCAGATCTACGAAGGCACAAGCCAGATCCAGAGGAACGAAATTGCTGCAGGGCTCATAAAAGATGCAGCATCTAAAACCAAAAAAGGCTAA
- a CDS encoding sterol desaturase family protein, with the protein MQETILDKAVPFFLGLALIEFIWGRKRSVYRWNDSVSDLATGILYSFTGVVITLGAILLYDKIRIYYSVQTLFNLGEFPSSSPLIKTAEGWQFNLESFLAWTFVLIAVDFIYYWFHRATHEIHFLWACHVTHHSSEEFNLTVALRQSMFQRIFEYAFNLPLALLGIPWWMFFICHGILKIYQFWVHTRLIGKLGWMEKVLLTPSHHRVHHGRDPEYLDKNHGGILILWDRWFGTYVEEKKEPIYGLTEPLPTFNPIWANLHVYISLWNLVKITPSWKDKLLLLIKKPDWRPDSLGGEKKVPEINRSTYTKFDPSISNSRKVYGVLQFIVLAGLSVYLLKLIKLGKMSLVLYSGFGLWFFFAFLSLGLVWNGRSKMEKWEVLKFVLLGVLVWNLK; encoded by the coding sequence ATGCAAGAAACGATTTTGGACAAGGCGGTTCCTTTTTTTCTTGGACTTGCTTTGATAGAGTTTATATGGGGAAGAAAAAGATCCGTCTATAGATGGAATGATTCCGTTTCCGATCTGGCGACCGGGATATTATACTCTTTTACCGGAGTTGTGATCACTTTAGGAGCCATTCTTCTATATGATAAAATCAGAATATATTATTCCGTCCAGACTCTGTTTAACTTGGGGGAATTTCCATCTTCTTCTCCTTTGATAAAAACCGCCGAGGGTTGGCAATTCAACCTAGAGTCATTTCTTGCATGGACATTTGTTCTGATCGCCGTGGATTTTATCTATTACTGGTTCCATAGGGCAACTCATGAGATCCATTTCCTTTGGGCATGTCACGTAACCCATCATTCCAGCGAAGAATTTAATCTGACAGTTGCACTTAGGCAATCCATGTTCCAAAGGATCTTTGAATATGCCTTTAATCTTCCTTTGGCCCTGCTCGGAATTCCTTGGTGGATGTTCTTTATTTGCCATGGGATCTTGAAAATTTATCAATTCTGGGTCCATACTAGATTGATCGGAAAATTAGGTTGGATGGAAAAAGTCTTACTGACTCCTTCTCATCATAGGGTCCATCATGGAAGAGATCCTGAATATTTGGATAAGAATCACGGAGGGATACTCATACTCTGGGATCGTTGGTTTGGAACGTACGTAGAAGAGAAGAAGGAGCCGATCTACGGATTAACGGAACCTCTTCCCACATTCAATCCTATCTGGGCAAATTTGCATGTGTATATTTCTCTTTGGAATTTAGTGAAGATCACTCCTAGTTGGAAAGATAAACTTCTTCTTCTGATCAAAAAGCCCGACTGGAGACCCGATTCGCTCGGAGGAGAGAAGAAGGTCCCTGAAATAAACAGGTCCACTTATACCAAATTCGATCCTAGTATTTCCAATTCCAGAAAAGTATACGGGGTCTTACAGTTTATCGTTCTCGCGGGACTTTCTGTGTATCTATTAAAACTTATAAAATTAGGAAAGATGTCTCTTGTTTTATATTCAGGCTTTGGACTTTGGTTCTTCTTTGCATTTTTAAGTTTAGGTCTTGTATGGAATGGCAGATCTAAGATGGAAAAATGGGAAGTTCTTAAGTTTGTGCTGCTAGGTGTTCTAGTTTGGAATCTGAAATAA
- a CDS encoding SDR family NAD(P)-dependent oxidoreductase — protein MKKTALITGASVGIGYEISKLAAKDGYDLILVARNLKTLNSVKKEMESLGANVEILSADLSDPKSPKKIYDFAKKKKAIVDLLVNNAGFGTNGKFHSLDLKEELDLIQVNVISLVELTHLFLKDMRERHAGKILNVASTAAFQPGPMMTNYYASKAYVLFFSEGLAEEVRKDGVNVTCLCPGPTKTEFFKRAEMDKSAILNSGLVPKADAAYVAKVGYQGVKSGKAVVISGIANKVMAQSVRISPRFLVRKLAKFLNTVN, from the coding sequence ATGAAAAAAACAGCATTAATTACCGGAGCAAGCGTAGGCATCGGTTATGAAATTTCTAAATTGGCCGCAAAAGACGGTTACGATCTGATACTCGTAGCAAGAAATCTCAAGACCTTAAATTCAGTAAAAAAGGAAATGGAAAGTTTGGGAGCGAATGTAGAAATTCTTTCCGCAGACTTGTCCGATCCTAAATCTCCTAAAAAAATTTACGACTTCGCCAAAAAGAAAAAGGCGATCGTAGATCTACTCGTGAATAACGCAGGCTTCGGAACAAACGGAAAATTCCATTCTTTGGATCTGAAAGAAGAATTGGATCTCATACAAGTAAACGTAATATCTCTTGTAGAGTTAACTCATTTATTCTTAAAAGATATGAGAGAAAGACATGCAGGAAAAATTTTAAATGTGGCTTCTACTGCCGCTTTCCAACCGGGGCCTATGATGACGAACTATTATGCTTCCAAGGCGTACGTTCTATTCTTCTCGGAAGGACTTGCAGAAGAAGTTCGTAAAGACGGTGTAAATGTTACCTGTCTTTGTCCAGGTCCTACTAAAACGGAATTTTTCAAAAGAGCAGAAATGGATAAATCTGCGATCTTAAATAGTGGTCTTGTTCCAAAAGCGGACGCGGCTTACGTAGCAAAGGTAGGTTACCAAGGTGTAAAATCAGGTAAGGCTGTTGTGATTTCCGGAATAGCAAACAAGGTAATGGCACAATCAGTTCGGATCAGTCCTAGGTTTTTGGTCCGAAAATTGGCGAAATTTCTAAATACGGTAAATTAA
- a CDS encoding glutathione S-transferase family protein, giving the protein MIKLYGYPISNYTNKVKLALLEKGLEFEEIRTPFSQEEEFLQKSPMGKIPYLEVDGKYLVESQAILEFLDDAYPTTKRLIPADPFEAAEVRTIISFIENYIDIPARRLYESIVEGKTISPETVELTRASIQKGAKALSRVAKFSPYIAGKEFTAADCSAFATFQIINDHIADWISPNPLFEIPGLQAYLDMMMQNPNAAKVDKPKSVVMKALKRLRK; this is encoded by the coding sequence ATGATAAAACTATACGGTTACCCTATCAGCAATTATACGAATAAGGTCAAATTGGCACTTTTAGAAAAAGGTTTGGAGTTCGAAGAAATTCGCACACCATTCTCCCAAGAAGAGGAGTTCCTGCAAAAAAGCCCAATGGGAAAAATTCCCTACTTAGAAGTAGATGGAAAATATCTGGTGGAGTCCCAGGCAATTCTGGAATTTTTAGATGATGCTTATCCCACTACCAAACGTTTGATCCCGGCGGATCCATTCGAAGCGGCCGAAGTTAGGACCATTATATCATTCATCGAGAATTATATAGATATTCCGGCCCGCAGATTGTACGAGTCGATTGTGGAAGGAAAAACAATTTCGCCTGAAACTGTGGAACTCACAAGAGCCTCCATCCAAAAAGGAGCGAAGGCACTTTCCAGAGTGGCAAAATTTTCTCCTTATATCGCGGGTAAAGAATTCACCGCAGCGGATTGTTCCGCGTTTGCCACCTTTCAGATCATAAACGATCATATCGCAGATTGGATCTCTCCGAATCCACTTTTCGAAATTCCGGGATTACAAGCATATCTGGATATGATGATGCAAAATCCGAATGCAGCAAAAGTGGACAAACCGAAGTCAGTCGTGATGAAAGCTTTAAAAAGACTCCGCAAATAG